GGCGACACCACCGCGCCGGGCACGCACCAGGCGGCCGCCAAGCAGTGGCTGGCGAACCTGCAGAAGGCGGTGGCCGACAAGGAGGTCGTCGCCCTGCCCTACGCCGACCCGGACCTGGCATCCCTCGCCCACAACGGGACGAACGTCACCGGCTCGCTGAGCCGCCTCAAGGAGGCCACGGACGTCGTCGCCAACACGGTGGAGCCGATCCTCCACGTGAAGCCGAACACCGACTTCGCCTGGCCCGTCGACGGCGCCGTGGACCCGTCGATCGTCAAGGTCGCCACCTCCGCCGGCGCCGACAAGGTGATCGCCCGCAGCGACAGCCTGGAGGAGACCGGCGACCTGTCGTACACGCCGTCCGCGGCCCGTCCCATCGGCGGCGGCACCACGGCGGTGGTCGCGGACGCACGGCTGTCGACGGCCTTCCAGGGCGATCTGACGAAGGCCTCCGTCAAGACGCTGTCCGTGCAGCGTTTCCTCGCCCAGAGCCTCGCCCTGAACCTGCAGACCAACCAGCAGCGCAGCATCGTCGTCGCCCCGCAGCGCATGCCGACCGCGAGCCAGGCCCAGGCCATGGCCGAGGCGATCACGGCACTGCAGACCGGCGGCTGGAGCGAGTCCCAGAACCTCGGCGCGGCCGCCAAGGCCAAGCCCGACCCCGCGGCCACCCGGAAGGTGCCGTCGGCCTCCGCGTACCCGTCCTCGCTGCGCAAGCAGGAACTGCCGCGCTGGGCCTTCGAGCAGATCGCGCGCACGCACGTCAAGCTCGACAGCTTCAGGGTGATCCTCACCGACCAGTCCCGCGTGGTGACCCCCTTCGGGCGCGCCATAAACCGCGAGATGTCCAGCTCCTGGCGCGGCCGGGCCGCCGAGGGCCAGAACTACCGCGACGGCGTGGAGGACTACCTCGACGGCCTCGCCGCGGGAGTCACCCTGATCGACAAGTCGGAGACCAAGCTCTCCGGCCGCAGCGCCACCATCCCGGTGACCGTCCAGAACAACCTGGTGCAGGACGTCGACCACCTGGTCCTGCGGCTCACCTCGACCAGCCCCACCCGACTGGAGATCGTCGGCAAGGGCTACGCCGAACAGCCCGTCACCGTCTCGGGCGGTCATAGCCAGTCGGTGAAGTTCGCCACGTCCGCGAACGCCAACGGCCGGGTGACCGTCAAGGCACAGCTGTTCACGCAGGACGGCAAGCCCTACGGACCGCCCGTCTACTTCGACGTGAAGGTCACCGAGATCACCGCCACGGTGATGCTGGTGATCGGCGGCGGCGTTCTGCTCCTCGTCCTCGCCGGCTTCCGGATGTACACCCAGCGCAAGCGCGCGGCCGCCCGGGAGGCGGAGGAGGACATCCCGGACACGGCCGACGAGCCCGCCGACGGTCCGGAGAACCCTGAAGGGTCCACGGACCGTCTCAGGGAGGAGTCCGGTCCCCGGCACGGGGCAGGCGACCCGGAGCAGCCGAGTGACCCTGGGCCGGACACCCCAGCGGAAAGCGCAGACCCGTCCGCGACGGGTGAGAGAGTGGACCGTTGAGATGTCGTGGCCGGTGGGCCCGGGACGATGAGGTGGGGTAACCATGAACGCGCCGTACGACGGTGACCGCGGCCAGGCCGCGGGCAGCTCGGGTCACCCCGAGGGCCCGCCGCCCGAGCACGGCCAGGTGCCG
This region of Streptomyces chromofuscus genomic DNA includes:
- a CDS encoding DUF6049 family protein, translated to MAEAADFQGTSPSPARRWLRRTGAVLAGAPLLAGLVQLPAAPAADAAGQSSARQASGSRTVTVALDSLSPTAPTGGDTLTISGTVTNHGKQAVTDAHVDLRTGPEITTRSSIDSVAKRTGHSPGSDGTEVDDTYRQEFAKLTPGVAQRFSISVPVDELDLGDAGVYQLGVALSGETSAQPWDQVLGIQRTFLPWQPEEADTKTKTTFLWPLVSTAHMTAETGSNEQQTPVFRDDDLAKEIAPGGRLEQLVSLGRDLDVTWVIDPDLLASVDAMARGYRVQGEGDTTAPGTHQAAAKQWLANLQKAVADKEVVALPYADPDLASLAHNGTNVTGSLSRLKEATDVVANTVEPILHVKPNTDFAWPVDGAVDPSIVKVATSAGADKVIARSDSLEETGDLSYTPSAARPIGGGTTAVVADARLSTAFQGDLTKASVKTLSVQRFLAQSLALNLQTNQQRSIVVAPQRMPTASQAQAMAEAITALQTGGWSESQNLGAAAKAKPDPAATRKVPSASAYPSSLRKQELPRWAFEQIARTHVKLDSFRVILTDQSRVVTPFGRAINREMSSSWRGRAAEGQNYRDGVEDYLDGLAAGVTLIDKSETKLSGRSATIPVTVQNNLVQDVDHLVLRLTSTSPTRLEIVGKGYAEQPVTVSGGHSQSVKFATSANANGRVTVKAQLFTQDGKPYGPPVYFDVKVTEITATVMLVIGGGVLLLVLAGFRMYTQRKRAAAREAEEDIPDTADEPADGPENPEGSTDRLREESGPRHGAGDPEQPSDPGPDTPAESADPSATGERVDR